From Antennarius striatus isolate MH-2024 chromosome 14, ASM4005453v1, whole genome shotgun sequence, the proteins below share one genomic window:
- the ngly1 gene encoding peptide-N(4)-(N-acetyl-beta-glucosaminyl)asparagine amidase — protein sequence MAMTPAVTILYPNEEKYRSIRLGNPTFSRKLLPIKGAVECLFEMGFEEAETHLVFPKSASVEQLKIIRESIAAQRYLRLNGRQPVPPAAQASGDTASAPGSSAAASSQPATSEPAHPSSLESSMSFFATLQSNFHHVMMYENLELQQKTKSFIPQQNLLDLAQQKLVETMKGDAESKLGIEDFLVLELLRWFKQDFFSWVDCLPCSCCGGSTQNTGSLSPTTDDLRWGAQRVENHFCQSCQHSTRFPRYNNPEKLLETRRGRCGEWANCFTLCCRAVGLEARYVWDSTDHVWTEVYSASQRRWLHCDSCENVCDKPLLYEIGWGKKLAYILAFSKDQVVDVTWRYSCKHPEVLSRRTRVQEAWLLHTINGLNASRQQSLSPGRKKVLMERLLVELVEFISPKKPKPGELGGRNSGSLAWRLARGETSTPSTGSSTQERTDRLLHVSYSASKDQYCRVSNNSELVQGWDKCVWAKESVFRKVESDWQMVYIARTENSSVGMISWKFDLGQVGLKIKLVSVMVHSQTFHSGKVCWHLQAGQTMTEFSGDGKMQSFPSLSGVSEFSVVAKLSGGEGETSWQHAQLFRESMKQAEESSFEIFIHLENA from the exons ATGGCCATGACCCCGGCTGTAACCATATT GTATCCAAATGAGGAAAAGTACAGATCAATCCGCCTAGGCAATCCTACCttctccaggaagctgctgcccatAAAAGGTGCAGTGGAATGCCTCTTTGAGATGGGTTTTGAGGAG GCTGAGACCCACCTGGTTTTCCCCAAGTCTGCGTCGGTAGAGCAGCTGAAGATCATCAGGGAATCCATAGCAGCGCAGAGGTATCTCAGGCTCAATGGACGACAGCCTGTCCCACCGGCTGCGCAGGCCTCTGGGGACACAGCTTCAGCACCAGGGAGCTCCGCTGCTGCCTCCAGTCAGCCAGCAACATCAGAGCCAGCACATCCATCATCCTTG GAGAGTAGTATGAGCTTCTTTGCGACCCTCCAGTCAAACTTCCATCATGTCATGATGTATGAGAACCTGGaactgcagcagaaaaccaaaTCCTTCATCCCTCAGCAGAATCTGCTTGATCTTGCTCAACAGAAGCTGGTTGAGACAATGAAGGGCGATGCAG AGTCCAAACTTGGTATCGAGGACTTCCTGGTGCTGGAGTTGCTCAGGTGGTTCAAACAAGACTTCTTTTCCTGGGTGGACTGTCTGCCCTGCAGCTGCTGTGGGGGTTCGACTCAGAACACCGGCTCCTTGAGTCCGACCACAGACGACCTGCGCTGGGGAGCCCAGAGAGTGGAAAACCACTTCTGTCAGAGCTGCCAGCACTCTACAAGATTCCCCAG GTACAACAATCCTGAGAAGCTTCTTGAAACCAGGAGAGGGCGTTGTGGGGAGTGGGCGAACTGTTTCACGCTGTGCTGCAGAGCCGTGGGCCTTGAGGCCAGATACGTTTGGGACAGCACAG ACCACGTGTGGACGGAGGTCTACTCGGCGTCTCAGCGGCGCTGGCTGCACTGCGACTCGTGTGAGAACGTGTGTGATAAGCCTCTCCTGTACGAGATCGGCTGGGGGAAGAAACTGGCTTATATTCTGGCTTTCTCCAAAGACCAG GTGGTTGATGTCACATGGAGGTATTCCTGTAAGCATCCAGAGGTTTTATCAAGAAGAACCCGAGTCCAGGAGGCCTGGCTGCTGCACACCATCAATGGACTCAATGCCTCA AGGCAGCAGTCCCTGAGTCCGGGTAGGAAGAAGGTGCTGATGGAAAGGTTGCTTGTTGAGCTGGTGGAGTTTATTTCCCCCAAGAAACCAAAACCTGGAGAGCTGGGTGGACGCAACTCTGGCTCTCTGGCATGGCGGTTAGCACGGGGGGAGACAAGCACACCTTCTACAGGGTCCTCCACACAG GAGAGGACTGACCGGTTACTACACGTGAGCTACAGCGCCTCCAAAGACCAGTACTGTCGAGTGTCCAACAACTCTGAGCTCGTTCAGGGCTGGGATAAGTGTGTGTGGGCAAAGGAGTCGGTCTTCAGAAAGGTGGAGAGTGACTGGCAGATG GTGTACATCGCTCGAACAGAAAACTCCTCCGTGGGAATGATCAGCTGGAAGTTTGACTTGGGTCAAGTTGGCCTGAAGATAAAGTTGGTGTCAGTCATGGTCCACAGCCAGACCTTTCACTCCGGAAAAGTCTGCTGGCACCTGCAGGCAGGCCAGACTATGACAGAGTTCTCTGGag ATGGGAAGATGCAGTCGTTCCCGAGTCTGTCCGGCGTGTCGGAGTTCAGCGTGGTAGCAAAACTCAGTGGTGGTGAAGGGGAGACGTCATGGCAGCACGCACAGCTGTTCAGAGAAAGCATGAAGCAGGCAGAAGAGTCTTCGTTTGAAATCTTCATCCACTTGGAGAACGCCTAA